A window of Pirellula sp. SH-Sr6A contains these coding sequences:
- a CDS encoding sigma-54-dependent transcriptional regulator translates to MVLAALSDPIDLLLVDDEPDFLEPACRFFQRQGYRVVAAANAEQAIAVQANQHFHVAIIDQNMPGMNGLELLPRLCNEDPDLKVIMLTGGGSIGSAVEAMKRGAVDYLSKPFGLDELDHLVRRVSKAVTLERENIHLKRQLADQNRPKPLIGNSQGIQEVKRLIGRIAPSDKPVLILGESGTGKELVARAIHAQSTLADKPLVVINCAALPESLLESELFGYEKGAFTGAVDAKPGLFEIADGGTLFIDEFGELAGGLQAKLLRVLEDGSMRRIGSTKERKVKVRLIAATNRDLNQEVAAGRFREDLFYRVNVLSISIPPLRERLDDIPLLVHHWLGEDWTLGPGVVELFRVSRWPGNVRQLINALERAKILADKNIIEIDNLPSELRRAAGHDVDAVGEHEPRVGDAIPLELLSHRHVLEVLKRNKGNKTKAAKELGIARRSLYRILDHLAAKDGNQVASSE, encoded by the coding sequence ATGGTGTTAGCCGCACTCAGTGACCCGATCGATTTGCTGCTTGTCGACGACGAGCCCGATTTCCTCGAACCGGCCTGTCGCTTTTTCCAGCGGCAAGGATATCGAGTTGTGGCTGCCGCGAATGCCGAGCAAGCCATCGCGGTCCAAGCCAACCAGCACTTCCACGTCGCCATCATCGACCAAAACATGCCGGGCATGAACGGGCTGGAACTCCTCCCCCGCTTGTGCAATGAAGATCCCGACTTGAAAGTCATCATGCTCACAGGGGGCGGGAGCATCGGCTCGGCGGTTGAAGCGATGAAACGGGGGGCCGTCGACTATCTCTCGAAACCTTTCGGTCTCGACGAGCTTGACCATTTGGTCCGCCGTGTTTCGAAAGCCGTCACGCTCGAACGGGAGAACATTCACCTCAAGCGACAACTCGCCGACCAAAACCGGCCCAAGCCCTTAATCGGGAATTCCCAGGGAATCCAAGAGGTAAAGCGACTGATCGGACGGATCGCACCTAGCGATAAACCCGTGCTGATCCTGGGGGAAAGCGGTACGGGCAAGGAGCTGGTGGCTCGGGCCATCCACGCTCAAAGCACGCTCGCCGATAAGCCACTGGTCGTGATCAACTGCGCCGCATTGCCCGAGTCCCTTCTCGAAAGCGAGCTGTTTGGCTACGAAAAAGGGGCCTTCACCGGCGCCGTCGATGCCAAACCGGGACTTTTTGAGATCGCCGACGGCGGGACCTTGTTCATCGACGAATTCGGGGAGCTGGCAGGGGGATTGCAGGCCAAATTGCTTCGCGTACTAGAAGATGGGTCAATGCGTCGGATCGGATCGACCAAAGAGCGAAAAGTGAAAGTCCGATTGATCGCCGCCACCAATCGGGACTTGAATCAAGAAGTCGCAGCGGGCCGGTTCCGAGAAGATTTGTTCTACCGCGTGAATGTTCTGTCCATCTCGATTCCCCCGTTGCGCGAGCGGCTCGATGACATCCCGCTCCTAGTGCATCATTGGCTCGGGGAAGACTGGACGCTCGGTCCCGGAGTTGTCGAGCTTTTCCGCGTCTCCCGTTGGCCAGGGAATGTGAGGCAACTCATCAATGCCTTGGAACGCGCCAAAATTTTGGCGGACAAGAACATCATTGAGATTGATAATTTGCCGAGCGAACTGAGACGTGCAGCAGGTCATGACGTCGATGCAGTGGGGGAGCATGAACCCCGTGTTGGAGACGCGATTCCGCTGGAGCTTCTCTCCCATCGACACGTTCTGGAGGTGCTCAAACGAAACAAAGGAAACAAAACGAAGGCAGCGAAAGAGCTCGGCATCGCCCGACGCAGCCTTTACCGGATCCTTGACCACCTCGCCGCCAAAGACGGGAATCAAGTAGCGAGTAGCGAGTAG
- the ccoG gene encoding cytochrome c oxidase accessory protein CcoG, giving the protein MTTNEFSLPILSKEQREANIAACSKGCGNCGGTKRCAEEPAATSEMSGPAGSILRADEQVLPTLSRDGKRRWITPSLEKGRKWHARRWVAYGLIAFFVTLPNLRINGKPYVLLDIASREFTFLGYTFYPTDTPLLACIMLGAFFSIMLVTSLAGRLWCGWGCPHTVYLEYLFRPIDRLFDGTIGRGGKPRKPMSGAAQLLRLLVYLVCCMFLAHTFLSYFVGTDELRRWIMTPPTEHPIAFLVMAGATLGLMFHYLYFREQLCLIACPYGRFQSVMLDRKSLIVAYDLKRGEPRKKGKRKPLPEVTDAPREAGDCIDCGRCTAVCPTGIDIRNGLQLECIHCTQCIDACDAVMTKVGLPTGLIRYTSQDGLEGKPQRLIRPRTVIYATLVTVLTGLFFFILSFKFAFDARVLPASGGAPFVVASNLVVQNNFKLRLVNRSQTAQTYQFKVEDEAVTVKNSDGADVVLQPGETVRLPIDVHFPVRLTAGRGATSTKLIVSDSAGAKRELTLRLLGPR; this is encoded by the coding sequence ATGACTACAAACGAATTCTCCCTCCCGATCCTGTCGAAGGAGCAACGGGAAGCCAATATTGCCGCTTGCTCCAAAGGATGCGGCAACTGTGGCGGAACAAAGCGTTGCGCCGAAGAGCCTGCGGCGACTTCGGAGATGTCCGGGCCTGCCGGTTCGATTTTGCGGGCGGATGAGCAAGTCCTGCCGACGCTGTCGCGAGACGGCAAACGCCGTTGGATTACGCCTTCCCTGGAGAAAGGAAGGAAGTGGCATGCTCGGCGATGGGTCGCATACGGGCTGATTGCATTTTTTGTCACGCTTCCGAATCTGCGGATCAATGGAAAGCCCTATGTCCTCCTGGACATTGCGTCCAGGGAGTTTACGTTCTTGGGGTATACGTTTTATCCAACGGATACGCCTTTGTTGGCCTGCATCATGCTCGGCGCATTTTTCTCGATCATGCTAGTGACGAGTTTGGCTGGACGCCTTTGGTGCGGATGGGGGTGTCCCCATACCGTTTACTTGGAGTATTTGTTCCGGCCGATCGATCGATTGTTCGACGGTACGATTGGGAGGGGAGGGAAACCGCGTAAGCCCATGAGCGGGGCCGCACAGTTGTTGCGATTGCTGGTTTATCTCGTTTGCTGCATGTTTTTGGCGCACACCTTCTTGAGTTACTTCGTGGGTACCGACGAGCTGCGCCGTTGGATCATGACGCCTCCCACCGAGCACCCGATCGCCTTTTTGGTGATGGCCGGGGCGACCTTAGGGCTGATGTTCCACTACCTTTATTTTCGCGAGCAACTCTGCTTGATCGCATGCCCGTATGGCCGCTTTCAATCGGTTATGTTGGATCGGAAATCGTTGATCGTGGCGTATGATCTCAAGCGAGGCGAGCCGAGAAAAAAGGGGAAGCGCAAGCCGTTGCCGGAGGTCACCGATGCACCGCGCGAGGCAGGCGACTGCATCGATTGCGGCCGGTGCACGGCTGTATGTCCGACCGGGATCGACATTCGAAACGGATTGCAATTGGAATGTATCCATTGCACGCAGTGCATCGACGCTTGCGATGCGGTTATGACGAAGGTTGGATTGCCCACGGGATTGATCCGCTATACCAGTCAAGATGGATTGGAAGGTAAACCGCAGCGATTGATTCGACCCAGGACGGTGATCTACGCCACGTTGGTAACGGTCCTGACGGGACTCTTCTTTTTTATCTTGTCCTTCAAATTCGCTTTCGACGCCCGCGTTTTGCCCGCGAGCGGTGGAGCACCCTTTGTGGTCGCTTCGAACTTGGTTGTCCAGAACAATTTTAAATTGCGATTGGTGAACCGAAGTCAAACAGCGCAAACGTATCAGTTCAAGGTGGAGGACGAGGCCGTTACGGTCAAGAACAGCGATGGGGCGGATGTCGTTCTCCAGCCCGGTGAAACCGTGCGGTTGCCGATCGATGTTCATTTTCCTGTACGATTGACCGCAGGACGCGGGGCTACGTCCACCAAGCTGATTGTGTCCGACAGTGCAGGTGCGAAACGGGAGCTGACGCTTCGATTGCTGGGGCCTCGATAA
- the ccoN gene encoding cytochrome-c oxidase, cbb3-type subunit I, translated as MSFAEQPLGSHAATMDESAGSSSPGREAQALETFSYDDGIVRMFMVATIFWGLIATTVGLLVALLLVLPNLWQGMDPKFSSLLSFSRLRPLHTNAAIFAFAGNGIFAAIYYSTQRLCKCRMWSDTLSRLHFWGWQAIIVAAAITLPMGITQSKEYAELEWPIDLAIAVVWLGFFGGNFLMTLWVRRERHMYVALWFYIATIVTVTVLHVFNNLVVPISWGKSYSVYAGVQDALMQWWYGHNAVAFFLTTPFLGLMYYYLPKAAERPVFSYKLSIIHFWSLVFIYIWAGPHHLHYTALPEWASTFGMLFSVMLWMPSWGGMINGLLTLRGAWNKVTSDPILKFFVVGITFYGMATFEGPLLSVKSVNALSHYTDWTIAHVHAGALGWNGFMIFGMTYWMLPRLFQTKLWSKSMADWHFWLGTMGILLYIIPIYMAGITQGLMWRAMDDLGRLQNPEFVETVQAIVPYWWARLIGGGLYIVGVLMLALNAFMTWTTRPAKYDVPVYTAPRLTKNYRDEPIGSSKLEGVPVIEAAKVLDKVGAMDWHRRWERLPIRFTILTTLAVVIASLFEAVPMFLIRSNVPTISTVKPYTPLELAGRDIYVSEGCYNCHSQMIRPMVAETQRYGEYSKAGEFIYDRPFQWGSRRIGPDLAREGGKQSSFWHWTHFENPGQASPGSVMPSYKHLLTERLNFGEIPKRVEAAKFLGAPYDFEISESEEIAKRQAEAIAADIIAQGGPVIFEGELIKDSTAIALIAYMQRIGKDLFAPATPAAAPAGGADAVPPVSAPAAEGASESASESPAAENKE; from the coding sequence ATGTCATTTGCAGAACAGCCGCTGGGTTCCCACGCGGCAACCATGGACGAATCGGCAGGCTCCTCCTCTCCCGGTCGCGAGGCGCAGGCGCTTGAGACGTTCAGTTACGACGACGGCATCGTTCGCATGTTTATGGTGGCTACCATATTCTGGGGGCTCATTGCGACGACCGTGGGGCTGTTGGTCGCGTTGCTCTTGGTCCTCCCCAATCTTTGGCAGGGGATGGACCCAAAGTTCAGCTCGCTCCTCTCCTTCAGTCGACTCCGGCCATTGCACACCAACGCGGCGATCTTCGCATTTGCTGGGAATGGAATCTTCGCCGCCATTTACTACAGCACGCAAAGGCTGTGCAAGTGTCGGATGTGGAGCGATACGCTAAGCCGGCTTCACTTCTGGGGGTGGCAAGCGATCATCGTAGCCGCTGCCATAACGCTTCCGATGGGGATTACGCAGAGCAAGGAATACGCTGAGTTGGAGTGGCCCATCGATTTGGCCATTGCCGTCGTATGGCTCGGATTCTTTGGCGGTAACTTTTTAATGACCCTTTGGGTTCGCCGTGAGCGCCATATGTACGTGGCCCTTTGGTTTTATATCGCCACGATTGTTACAGTCACCGTACTCCACGTTTTTAATAACTTGGTCGTGCCGATTTCTTGGGGGAAGAGTTATTCGGTGTACGCGGGTGTTCAAGACGCGTTGATGCAGTGGTGGTATGGTCACAATGCGGTCGCTTTCTTCTTAACAACACCGTTCTTGGGGTTGATGTATTACTATCTCCCCAAGGCGGCGGAGCGGCCGGTATTTAGTTACAAACTCAGTATTATTCACTTCTGGTCGCTGGTATTTATTTATATTTGGGCCGGCCCTCACCATTTGCATTACACCGCGTTGCCAGAGTGGGCGAGCACGTTTGGAATGCTTTTCTCGGTCATGCTTTGGATGCCTTCGTGGGGGGGGATGATCAACGGATTGCTTACCTTGCGGGGGGCTTGGAATAAAGTCACCTCGGACCCGATTTTGAAGTTCTTCGTTGTCGGGATCACGTTTTACGGCATGGCGACCTTTGAAGGTCCCTTGTTGTCGGTCAAGAGTGTCAACGCTCTTTCGCACTACACCGATTGGACGATTGCCCACGTGCACGCGGGCGCGCTCGGTTGGAATGGTTTCATGATATTTGGGATGACCTATTGGATGTTGCCGCGGCTGTTCCAGACCAAGCTCTGGAGCAAGAGCATGGCCGATTGGCACTTTTGGCTGGGAACCATGGGGATCTTGCTGTATATCATTCCCATTTACATGGCCGGTATCACACAGGGCTTGATGTGGCGAGCGATGGATGATCTCGGTCGCCTTCAGAACCCGGAGTTCGTCGAAACCGTGCAGGCTATTGTTCCGTATTGGTGGGCTCGATTGATTGGCGGCGGGTTGTATATCGTTGGCGTATTGATGTTGGCTCTGAATGCGTTTATGACTTGGACGACCCGTCCTGCGAAATACGATGTACCTGTCTACACCGCGCCACGCTTGACGAAGAACTACCGCGACGAGCCGATCGGCAGCAGCAAGCTTGAAGGGGTCCCTGTTATCGAGGCCGCCAAGGTGTTGGATAAAGTCGGTGCGATGGATTGGCACCGCCGTTGGGAGCGATTGCCAATTCGCTTCACGATTCTCACCACGTTAGCGGTAGTGATCGCCAGTTTGTTTGAGGCGGTACCGATGTTTTTGATTCGAAGCAATGTGCCAACCATTTCGACCGTAAAGCCTTACACGCCGCTGGAATTGGCGGGCCGTGATATTTATGTCAGCGAAGGCTGTTACAACTGCCACTCCCAAATGATTCGGCCTATGGTTGCTGAGACCCAACGTTATGGGGAGTACAGCAAGGCGGGTGAATTCATTTATGACCGTCCGTTCCAATGGGGTTCGCGACGCATCGGTCCAGACTTGGCCCGAGAAGGGGGCAAGCAGAGCAGCTTCTGGCACTGGACCCACTTCGAGAACCCGGGCCAAGCGTCGCCTGGATCGGTGATGCCATCCTACAAACACTTGCTCACCGAGCGCCTCAACTTCGGGGAGATCCCCAAGCGGGTGGAAGCGGCCAAGTTCCTCGGGGCTCCTTATGACTTCGAAATTTCCGAGTCGGAAGAGATCGCCAAGAGGCAGGCGGAGGCCATCGCTGCGGACATCATTGCCCAAGGTGGACCGGTGATTTTCGAAGGGGAGTTGATCAAGGATTCGACCGCCATTGCGTTGATCGCGTACATGCAGCGGATTGGGAAGGACCTGTTCGCACCGGCGACTCCGGCGGCGGCCCCAGCGGGTGGAGCGGATGCAGTGCCCCCCGTTTCGGCACCTGCCGCAGAGGGGGCCTCGGAATCGGCCAGCGAGAGCCCTGCTGCCGAGAATAAGGAGTGA
- a CDS encoding sulfite exporter TauE/SafE family protein — translation MSGLWASWELLGATMIASLLGSLHCVGMCGPFVLLATAEPARRSPSQVVPSPRLRLAAYHFGRLTTYGGMGLVAGVIATTLQRARLVQIAGEFHQLGVAIGLVLIGIGVWQLGTPWFRFGTVARAREGSNRSDGSVKSAHLAEMGPNRNRSTDGTRPLREPLHRSWVEHWGRGLRKLREVFPKGSALGNAYFWGLTSTLLPCGWLYLFVLAALAAPSVAMSVATMAAFWIGTLPLLSLSAWAWQRLGARYQHLSGPIASLSILLMGGYLVATRSSNRMESWMDNQITASGLQSPLPASQASSSLQGPSTETSMEVLRRMTKQLNDGLPCCDPSQAPRVDKE, via the coding sequence ATGAGTGGATTGTGGGCGTCGTGGGAATTGCTCGGAGCGACCATGATTGCTTCGTTGCTGGGATCGCTGCATTGTGTTGGGATGTGCGGGCCATTTGTTCTGTTGGCGACCGCAGAGCCAGCGAGGAGGTCGCCGTCGCAGGTCGTCCCTTCGCCCCGTCTTCGGTTGGCGGCTTATCATTTCGGCCGGTTGACGACGTATGGTGGTATGGGGCTAGTCGCAGGAGTGATTGCCACGACGCTCCAACGTGCCCGTTTGGTCCAGATTGCAGGCGAGTTTCATCAGTTGGGGGTTGCGATCGGATTGGTGTTGATCGGGATTGGGGTGTGGCAATTGGGCACGCCATGGTTCCGTTTTGGCACAGTTGCGCGCGCCCGGGAGGGGAGCAATCGATCGGACGGCAGCGTCAAATCGGCGCACTTGGCAGAAATGGGTCCCAATCGGAATAGGTCGACAGATGGAACGCGGCCTTTGAGGGAGCCGTTGCACCGAAGTTGGGTGGAGCATTGGGGGCGCGGGTTGAGAAAGCTACGAGAGGTATTTCCGAAGGGATCGGCCTTGGGAAATGCCTATTTTTGGGGGCTGACATCGACGCTCCTGCCCTGTGGTTGGCTTTACCTCTTTGTTCTTGCCGCATTGGCGGCGCCATCGGTCGCCATGTCGGTGGCCACGATGGCAGCCTTTTGGATCGGGACTTTGCCTCTCCTTTCCTTGTCCGCCTGGGCTTGGCAGCGGTTGGGGGCTCGTTACCAGCATCTGAGTGGTCCCATCGCGAGTTTGAGTATTCTTCTGATGGGGGGATACCTCGTCGCGACGAGGAGTTCGAATCGGATGGAGAGCTGGATGGATAACCAGATCACGGCATCCGGTTTGCAATCTCCCTTGCCAGCGAGCCAAGCGTCCAGTTCTTTGCAGGGACCATCGACGGAGACGTCGATGGAGGTTCTCCGTCGTATGACGAAGCAATTGAATGACGGTTTGCCTTGCTGCGACCCTAGCCAGGCGCCACGCGTTGACAAGGAATAA
- a CDS encoding YidC/Oxa1 family insertase periplasmic-domain containing protein has product MDNRRFFAYLLLGISIFLLFNSFQRQRDLAALQAKADAERLQSEKEKRDEKLAEIRAKAEQNADWKPPAEPDRARFVLGSMAPEDGYSLVVCLDNRGAGIERIEVVQRNPDGTLQYRSLQEKERQGYAGYLALENTALENTPSGLTIRAVPPGSPAALAKNLDDANGSGLQPGDRIVGWKGLDGDLSRSKFEQWSDKWRPGQEIELKIQREGAPEATYQLTLGEKPLDIVRAEDDWAKEQVPGNDPVRSCLMTLAKLDGLDIGEGESVILGLEKTLEGNWNAKPIDVEGGQGVEFSLNITPYLQVLGSDAQIELVKQYKLRKPNKSEAVTSPDHWQFHIEYSTSVRNLGDKEHKIAVRQDGVNGISLEGWWYPTKISPYFFSAAGARDIIVGDQAVSHALTTTRSIVSHAINTPASPDFELFGPANSEAKRSLKYIGLDTQSFTSALIPSPSDPDALKALERGRARVLNSVYRDTTKLVSYKQQAVNVSFWIDTPSVSLAPKGEIQSSYYLFAGPKDPELLGAYKLDEALEYGWHIFGFFAKRLGWILHLFYYLVGNFGIAIMMLTVLVRSCMFPVSRKMALNAQKMQAVQPHTAKLREAFKDDPRKMMAAQQMLMKKAGVNQFAGCLPALIQLPIVIGLYRCVSVDVGLRQQALIPGLDWCSNLAGPDMLFEWHSWMPDFIAGRGTGYFGPYFNILPIITITLFIIQQKVLMPKATDEQTAIAQKMMMFMTVFMGVLFFRVPAGLCIYFITSSTWSLVERWLIRRNTPKGTKVELSENAAAEIIQTINKAGTGAAPQRTTATQSDKPKEKYQKPPETLADLFPGWFGKKPAKDTPPPSNAGGNSEKKTNRSPRNNKPR; this is encoded by the coding sequence GTGGACAACAGAAGATTCTTCGCTTACCTCCTTCTGGGGATCTCGATATTCCTTCTCTTCAATAGCTTCCAACGCCAGCGTGACCTCGCGGCCTTGCAAGCCAAAGCGGACGCCGAACGCTTGCAATCTGAGAAAGAAAAACGAGACGAGAAGCTTGCAGAAATCCGTGCCAAAGCGGAACAGAACGCCGATTGGAAACCACCTGCCGAGCCAGACCGCGCCCGTTTCGTTCTGGGAAGTATGGCACCCGAAGACGGCTACTCCCTCGTCGTCTGCCTTGATAACCGCGGAGCGGGTATCGAACGGATCGAAGTTGTCCAGCGCAACCCCGACGGGACCCTCCAGTATCGATCCCTCCAAGAAAAAGAGAGACAGGGATACGCCGGTTATTTGGCACTTGAAAACACGGCTCTCGAAAACACCCCCTCCGGATTGACCATTCGAGCTGTCCCGCCAGGAAGCCCCGCTGCCCTCGCCAAAAATCTTGACGATGCCAATGGCTCCGGCCTCCAACCCGGTGATCGAATCGTCGGATGGAAGGGCCTCGATGGCGATCTCTCCCGCTCCAAATTCGAACAATGGTCCGACAAGTGGCGTCCTGGTCAAGAAATCGAGCTGAAGATCCAGCGCGAAGGCGCGCCGGAAGCGACCTACCAACTCACTCTCGGTGAAAAACCGCTCGATATCGTCCGAGCCGAAGACGATTGGGCCAAAGAGCAAGTCCCCGGGAACGATCCAGTTCGCTCCTGCCTCATGACTCTCGCCAAACTCGATGGCCTGGATATCGGCGAAGGGGAGTCGGTCATCCTCGGCCTCGAAAAGACCCTCGAAGGAAATTGGAATGCGAAGCCGATCGACGTCGAGGGTGGACAAGGTGTCGAATTCAGCTTGAACATCACCCCCTACCTCCAAGTCCTCGGGTCCGATGCCCAAATCGAGCTGGTCAAACAGTACAAACTGCGTAAACCGAACAAATCGGAGGCCGTCACTTCCCCAGACCACTGGCAGTTTCACATCGAATACTCGACCTCGGTCCGAAACTTGGGGGACAAAGAGCACAAGATTGCGGTTCGCCAAGACGGCGTGAATGGCATCTCGCTCGAAGGTTGGTGGTATCCGACCAAGATCTCGCCCTACTTTTTCAGCGCTGCCGGGGCGCGGGACATCATCGTCGGCGACCAAGCGGTCTCGCACGCGCTGACCACCACCCGCAGTATCGTTTCGCACGCGATCAATACCCCAGCCAGCCCCGACTTCGAACTCTTCGGGCCCGCCAATAGCGAAGCCAAAAGGAGCTTGAAGTACATCGGCCTCGATACCCAATCTTTCACCTCGGCCCTTATTCCCAGCCCGTCCGATCCGGATGCCCTCAAGGCGCTTGAACGAGGCCGAGCACGGGTGCTCAACTCCGTCTACCGAGACACCACGAAACTGGTTTCGTACAAACAGCAAGCCGTGAATGTCAGTTTCTGGATCGACACCCCTTCCGTGAGTTTGGCCCCCAAAGGGGAGATTCAAAGCAGCTACTACCTCTTCGCCGGCCCCAAAGATCCGGAGCTTTTGGGAGCATACAAGCTGGATGAGGCCCTCGAGTATGGCTGGCATATCTTCGGTTTTTTTGCCAAGCGACTTGGGTGGATCCTACACCTCTTCTATTACCTCGTCGGCAACTTTGGCATCGCCATCATGATGTTGACCGTGCTGGTCCGCTCTTGCATGTTCCCGGTCAGCCGCAAGATGGCGCTCAATGCCCAGAAAATGCAGGCGGTTCAGCCCCATACCGCCAAACTGCGGGAAGCGTTCAAGGACGATCCTCGCAAAATGATGGCCGCCCAACAAATGCTCATGAAGAAGGCAGGCGTCAATCAGTTCGCCGGTTGCCTCCCCGCTTTGATTCAGCTCCCCATTGTCATCGGTCTATACCGCTGCGTCTCGGTCGACGTCGGGCTGCGTCAGCAAGCGTTGATACCGGGCTTGGATTGGTGCTCGAACTTGGCCGGCCCCGACATGCTCTTCGAGTGGCACAGTTGGATGCCCGACTTTATCGCAGGTCGGGGAACCGGATATTTCGGGCCTTACTTCAATATTCTCCCGATCATCACCATCACCTTGTTCATCATCCAGCAGAAAGTGCTCATGCCCAAGGCGACGGATGAGCAGACGGCGATTGCGCAGAAGATGATGATGTTCATGACCGTCTTCATGGGGGTCTTGTTCTTCCGAGTCCCTGCTGGTCTCTGTATTTACTTCATCACCTCCTCGACATGGTCCTTGGTGGAGCGATGGTTGATCCGACGCAATACCCCCAAGGGGACGAAGGTCGAGCTATCCGAAAACGCCGCTGCGGAGATCATTCAAACGATCAACAAAGCCGGCACCGGAGCCGCTCCTCAACGCACGACCGCCACACAGTCGGACAAGCCGAAGGAGAAGTATCAAAAGCCACCCGAAACCCTGGCCGATCTCTTCCCCGGTTGGTTCGGCAAGAAACCTGCCAAAGATACCCCACCCCCATCTAACGCCGGTGGCAACTCCGAAAAAAAAACCAACCGCTCCCCCAGAAATAACAAACCGCGGTAA
- a CDS encoding cbb3-type cytochrome c oxidase N-terminal domain-containing protein — MNQSNTKEVSLGHSYDGIQEYDNPLPGWWKWMFWGTIAFSPLYLMYYHNGTPGRSVADQYTEGVNENTRKQYAEIGDLQGDQATMVKFLKEPKWVGVGQAIFKANCVSCHGPEGGGNVGPNLCDDSFKHIKTLPDIVKVINEGVAGGAMPAWGNRFSHKNDAILVSIYVASLRGTNPSTGKAPDGSPIPAWPKD; from the coding sequence ATGAATCAGTCGAATACGAAAGAAGTCTCGCTCGGCCACAGTTACGACGGCATTCAAGAATACGACAATCCGCTTCCCGGTTGGTGGAAATGGATGTTTTGGGGGACGATCGCTTTTTCTCCGCTCTACTTGATGTATTACCACAACGGAACGCCGGGGCGGTCCGTGGCAGACCAGTACACCGAAGGGGTCAATGAGAATACGCGCAAGCAATACGCGGAAATCGGGGACTTGCAGGGGGACCAAGCGACGATGGTGAAGTTTTTGAAGGAGCCCAAGTGGGTTGGTGTGGGGCAAGCGATTTTCAAGGCGAATTGCGTCTCGTGCCACGGTCCTGAGGGTGGTGGAAATGTCGGGCCCAATCTTTGCGATGATTCCTTTAAGCACATTAAGACATTGCCGGATATTGTGAAGGTGATCAATGAAGGGGTCGCAGGTGGAGCCATGCCTGCTTGGGGGAATCGATTCTCGCACAAGAACGACGCGATTTTGGTATCGATATACGTCGCCAGTTTGCGAGGCACGAATCCATCGACTGGCAAAGCACCCGATGGCAGCCCGATTCCCGCTTGGCCCAAGGATTAA
- a CDS encoding FixH family protein, whose protein sequence is MQEKSSRRFWVALVLAFFAIDITIAVIAISMAAGDPSFRTIPGFGQRSVDWEVRKKEEQRIADRGWTVDARASTANPRKLSISVLDKDRQPVPDLSLTVTLFHYTRVAEQQVVPMTWSGSAYEGDADLAKPGLWHLDIAGALPDGTQIWTQRTLELDPVR, encoded by the coding sequence ATGCAAGAAAAAAGCTCGCGTCGGTTTTGGGTTGCTTTGGTCTTAGCGTTCTTTGCGATCGATATCACCATTGCGGTGATCGCCATCTCCATGGCTGCCGGGGACCCTTCGTTCCGCACCATTCCCGGCTTCGGTCAGCGCTCAGTCGACTGGGAGGTTCGCAAGAAGGAAGAGCAGCGAATCGCCGACCGCGGGTGGACGGTGGACGCGCGGGCATCGACGGCGAATCCCCGAAAGTTGTCCATCTCGGTTCTTGATAAGGATCGCCAGCCCGTTCCCGATTTGAGCCTAACCGTCACGCTGTTTCACTACACCCGCGTCGCAGAGCAGCAAGTTGTACCGATGACATGGTCGGGCTCGGCGTATGAAGGAGATGCAGACTTGGCCAAACCGGGGCTTTGGCATCTTGATATCGCGGGTGCTTTGCCGGATGGGACGCAGATTTGGACGCAGCGCACACTCGAATTGGATCCGGTTCGATGA